The following DNA comes from Anaerostipes rhamnosivorans.
CTGTTTGTAAAGATCACGCAAGCAGGGGAAAAGATTCTGCCGGACTGTGCAAAGGAACCGCCCTATGAGGGGGCAAAGCCCTATTTTCTCATAGAGGAACTGGAAAATACGGAGCTGGTCAGCCAGTTTTTAAGAGCTACCTTTGAGGAACTTCCGTTTCCAAAACCAAAAAAGAAAAAATGAAAACAGCCGCTTTCCTTTTAATGGAAAGCGGCTGTTTTGCTGACCGGAGTCAGCGGAAATTTTTTTGGATTTCATTCAGGGCTTTTTGGGTATAGGGATCCCTCTGGTCGATGTGCTGAATGACGGACTTGATCTTTTGGGCATCCTTGTTGCCTGCAGTTTTAGACAGGGATAAAACAAACAGCAGAAGGATGACGGAAAAGATTGTGCGCAGCTTCAGAAAAGACCAATAGCTGGCGCCCTCTTCCGGGTCTGTGTGAAACGGATCGGAATGGGAGCTGTATTTTTGATTCAGTTTCAGTTTTTCCTGTTCCATACGAAGCCTTGTTAAATCTGTCATCTCATCATCTCCTTTGTTCATTATATGAAAAAGGGAAATTTCTATGACACAAAAAGTTCAGACATTTTATAATTTCTTTATGTTTTCTAGTAAATGAAAATGCTATAATGGTATCTATACCCTCAGGGCACCCCGTATTTTATAACCCTCGGGTGAGCGCGCTTTGCGCGGTATGGGTTCAGTTTTTAAGAAAAAGAAAGGTGAGATGATGAGAGATAAGATTCAAAATTTTTTAAGGGGACGCTATGGGGCGGATTCCCTTTCCAAATTTTTAATGGTTGTGGCTTTGATTGCCATGTTTGTTCCTGTTTTTATAAAGAAGTTTTTTCTTCTCTATGATCTGGGAATTGTTTTGCTGGTGTATAGTTATTTCAGGGTTCTTTCCAGAAATATCTCTAAAAGATCAGCGGAAAATGCGGCATTCTTAAGAAGGACCAGTAAGATCACAGGCTTTTTTGCAAAGAAGAAGCTGCACTTTCAGCAGCGTAAGACACATAAGTTTTTCCGCTGTCCGGGATGCGGCCAGGATATCAGGGTGCCGAAGGGCAAGGGAAAGATTGTGATCACCTGCCCAAAGTGCCGCAAAGAGTTCCAGGCAAGATCATAAAAGGAGGTTTACATGTTTGGGTATTTGACCGTCAATAGACCGGAGATGAAGATTAAGGATTTTGAGCGGTACCGCGCCTATTACTGCGGCTTGTGCCGGCGCCTTTATAAGAATTACGGGAAAAGGGGTCAGCTGACGCTGAGTTATGATATGACATTTTTAACGATCCTGCTGAATGGGCTCTATGAACCGAAGCTTTGTTCCGGTAAGCATTTCTGTGGACTGCACCCCACCAAAAGGCAGAAGGTGCTGTGCAATCAGCTGAGTGACTACGCAGCGGATATGGGGATGCTTCTTACTTATTATAATCTGCTGGATGACTGGCAGGATGAAAGAAAACTAAAAAGCCTTTTATTGGCAGACAGTATTAAGAAAGCCTGTTCAGAGATCAGCGGCAGATATCCGAGACAGAGCAGGGCGGTCCGGAACTATATTAAGAAGCTTTCCATGTGCGAACAAGAGGAGGTGAACCAGCTGGACCGGGTGGCGGGACTCACGGGAGAGATGCTGGGGGAGATCTTTGTGTGCAGGGAAGATGAGTGGTCTGAGGATCTGAGAAAAATGGGATTTTTCTTAGGGAAGTTTATTTATCTCATGGACGCCTATGAGGACCTGGCGGAAGACCAGGAGCACGGACGATATAATCCTTGGAGTTTTTATGAGGAGGATGCGGGATTTGAACAGAAGGCAGAGACAATCCTGACGATGATGATGACAGAGTGTGCCGCAGTGCTGGAGCGTCTTCCGATCCTCAAGGATATTGAAATTCTCAGGAATATCATTTATTCTGGTGTATGGACCAAGTTTGAGATCGCAAAGAACAAAAGAAAAGGCAATGAGGAAGATAGAGATGGATGAAGCATATAGAATCCTCGGCGTATCACAGGATGCGACCGATGAGGAGATTAAAAAAGCATACCGGAGACTGAGCAAAAAGTATCACCCGGATGCCAACTTAAACCAGCCGGAATATGCGGAGCGGAAGTTTAAAGAAGTCCAGGAGGCGTACAAGAAGGTCATGGACTTTAGAAAATACGGTTCAGCGGGAGGCAATCCATACGGAAATCCGTATCAGGGAGGACAGTCTTCCTACGGAGGGTACCAAAACGCCGGAACCGGTTCAGCGGAGATGGCGGCGGCGCTTAATTATCTGCGGGCGGGCCATTATCAGGAGGCTTTACAGGTGCTCAGCCGCATTTCCCAGAGGAGTGCTCAGTGGTATTATTTCAGTGCTGTAGCCAATTTAGGCATTGGCAACAACGTGACAGCTTTGGAACATGCCCAGACAGCAGTACAGATGGAACCCTCCAATATGGAATACCAGATGTTCTTAAAACAGATGCAGCAAGGTGGAAATTGGTATCAAAATATGGGTTCCGGCTACGGAAGGAGCAGTATGGGAGGCAGCTGCTGTATGCAGCTTTGTATGCTGAATCTTTTGATCAACTGCTGCTGCAGACCTTATTAACAAAAGAACACAAACAGGAGGACTTATGGGTAAGATCATAGGGATTGATTTAGGAACGACCAACAGTTGCACCGCAGTAATGGAAGGCGGAAAAGCGGTGGTCATACACAATGCGGAGGGATCAAGGACAACCCCTTCCGTTATGGCATTGACGAAAAACGGAGAGCGGCTCATCGGAGACGCCGCCAAAAGACAATCAGCGGCCAATCCGGAACGCACTGTTGCCTCCATCAAAAGACATATGGGGACAGACTACAGGGTGAAACTTGACGGAAAGAAATATCTTCCCCAGGAGATCTCTGCACAGATTCTGAGGAAATTAAAGGACGATGCAGAGAGCTATCTGGGAACCCAGGTGACAGAGGCAGTGATCACAGTACCGGCTTATTTTAATGACGCTCAGAGGCAGGCGACCAAAGACGCGGGAAGGATCGCAGGGCTGGATGTGAAGAGGATCATCAACGAGCCCACGGCTGCGGCACTGGCTTATGGCCTGGACAACGGAACAGAACAAAAGATCATGGTCTATGACCTGGGAGGCGGAACCTTTGACGTGTCGGTTATCCAGATTGAGGACGGAGTCATTGAGGTTCTGGCAACCTCAGGGAACAATCATCTGGGCGGGGATGATTTTGACCAGGCAGTGGCAGATTATCTGGTGGAGACCTTCAAAAAAACAGACAGGATTGATCTTAAGTCTGATGTACAGGCTATGCAGAGGATCAGGGAGGCTGCGGAGAAGGCCAAGATCGAGCTGTCCAGCATGTCAGAGACCAATGTGAACCTGCCGTTCATCGTGGTAGACCGGGGAGAGACACACCATATGGACATTCAGCTTACCAGGACCAAGTTTGAAGAGCTGACCTACGGACTTGTGGCTAAGACAGAGGAACCGGTCAGAAACGCACTAAAAGATGCAGGGCTGTCTGCAGGAGAATTGAGCCGTGTGCTCATGGTGGGAGGTTCCACAAGAATCCCTGCGGTCCAGAGGAAAGTTGGGGAGATCACAGGGAAGCGTCCGGACCAGTCCTTAAACCCTGACGAGTGTGTTGCGCTGGGAGCTGCCATCCAGGGAGGAAAGCTGGCGGGAGAGGCAGGGACCAACGAAGTACTTTTGATGGATGTGACTCCGCTCTCCCTCTCTATTGAGACTATGGGAGGCATGGCCACAAGGATCATTGAGAGAAACTCTACCATTCCCACACGCC
Coding sequences within:
- a CDS encoding J domain-containing protein is translated as MDEAYRILGVSQDATDEEIKKAYRRLSKKYHPDANLNQPEYAERKFKEVQEAYKKVMDFRKYGSAGGNPYGNPYQGGQSSYGGYQNAGTGSAEMAAALNYLRAGHYQEALQVLSRISQRSAQWYYFSAVANLGIGNNVTALEHAQTAVQMEPSNMEYQMFLKQMQQGGNWYQNMGSGYGRSSMGGSCCMQLCMLNLLINCCCRPY
- a CDS encoding TfoX/Sxy family protein, which produces MASSAEFVEYVCGQLEDTGNVRCRKMFGEYGVYLDGKFIGVICGNQLFVKITQAGEKILPDCAKEPPYEGAKPYFLIEELENTELVSQFLRATFEELPFPKPKKKK
- a CDS encoding DUF5685 family protein, with the protein product MFGYLTVNRPEMKIKDFERYRAYYCGLCRRLYKNYGKRGQLTLSYDMTFLTILLNGLYEPKLCSGKHFCGLHPTKRQKVLCNQLSDYAADMGMLLTYYNLLDDWQDERKLKSLLLADSIKKACSEISGRYPRQSRAVRNYIKKLSMCEQEEVNQLDRVAGLTGEMLGEIFVCREDEWSEDLRKMGFFLGKFIYLMDAYEDLAEDQEHGRYNPWSFYEEDAGFEQKAETILTMMMTECAAVLERLPILKDIEILRNIIYSGVWTKFEIAKNKRKGNEEDRDG
- the dnaK gene encoding molecular chaperone DnaK, with product MGKIIGIDLGTTNSCTAVMEGGKAVVIHNAEGSRTTPSVMALTKNGERLIGDAAKRQSAANPERTVASIKRHMGTDYRVKLDGKKYLPQEISAQILRKLKDDAESYLGTQVTEAVITVPAYFNDAQRQATKDAGRIAGLDVKRIINEPTAAALAYGLDNGTEQKIMVYDLGGGTFDVSVIQIEDGVIEVLATSGNNHLGGDDFDQAVADYLVETFKKTDRIDLKSDVQAMQRIREAAEKAKIELSSMSETNVNLPFIVVDRGETHHMDIQLTRTKFEELTYGLVAKTEEPVRNALKDAGLSAGELSRVLMVGGSTRIPAVQRKVGEITGKRPDQSLNPDECVALGAAIQGGKLAGEAGTNEVLLMDVTPLSLSIETMGGMATRIIERNSTIPTRHSQVFTTGANFQTAVDIKVLQGERMMAKENKVIGNFRLKGIKRAVRGVPQIEVTFDIDVNGILKVSAKDLGTGKEQSVVITSSSNMSEDEIEQAIRDAQENAAFDEEHKEAVQAYHEAEQALAQAEQYLVEHKKDIEKEKKKAIKDAATSMKKAMKHVKIDKINGEQAAELNAAKEELLSVFPEA